One Pyrenophora tritici-repentis strain M4 chromosome 5, whole genome shotgun sequence DNA window includes the following coding sequences:
- a CDS encoding solute binding protein gives MQLVTLTVLLSSLSAICVAIPADNQPNLVPRQTTYLITCIGGRCTDNISRPTPVVPQPTTKTKTVTTTTKKPDPTKSSAKPEPITSEKPEPVPYPTKTTIKTSTKSIPKPTKTTSEETGPISTACPVPVYYKCGGTNGNDPWTGCTKCVKGAKCVIQNQWYHQCVYDDDPNTSIAM, from the exons ATGCAGCTTGTTACGCTCACTGTCCTGCTCTCAAGCCTCTCAGCTATCTGTGTTGCA ATACCAGCTGATAATCAACCTAACCTGGTCCCGCGCCAGACGACATACCTCATAACATGTATTGGAGGACGTTGCACGGATAACATCAGTCGCCCTACACCAGTTGTTCCGCAGCCGACGACGAAGACTAAGACTGTTACAACGACAACGAAGAAACCCGATCCAACCAAGTCAAGTGCGAAACCAGAGCCCATCACCTCAGAGAAGCCGGAACCGGTGCCTTACCCGACAAAG ACAACCATCAAAACGAGCACAAAGTCCATACCGAAACCCACCAAGACAACCAGCGAAGAGACTGGACCAATCAGTACTGCATGCCCTGTGCCTGTATACTACAAGTGTGGTGGCACTAACGGCAACGACCCTTGGACCGGCTGCACCAAGTGCGTTAAGGGCGCAAAGTGTGTCATACAGAACC AGTGGTACCACCAATGTGTATACGACGACGACCCCAATACTAGCATTGCCATGTGA
- a CDS encoding MSS4, Phosphatidylinositol-4-phosphate 5-kinase yields MGRRDRLISTSILGAIFKSDSPRKDESERPGLFARIWAFFALFSLTLARYRASLFKKLRNETWEIEEEEYTESFRSPSKSKRTDLVAIGDLGYSGSTFFTTPNSKFLIKSLPRKFEQSFFRDRLLAPYVEHMELNEDSLLVRITDLLYCPTATIGAALGTAPSHHIIMENILYGKSSCGKDQQKRWETYDLKPNDYFYPERDVANGKLAPESVKKRLIDEFEDKIRVTIDQKEELIAQLSRDSKILQANNAVDYSLFLVRYPADLGSSENDKVPPPPGRGSPWRSGIVSRDGKWVYRAIILDFFWAKDALQAKTLTSLVKLFNAVKPGRDHGPMSITTTSDEYRQRFLGMVEDMVEVPDSAGRPAGEIRSPATRAIEQV; encoded by the exons ATGGGACGTCGAGATCGCCTCATTAGCACATCTATCCTGGGCGCAATCTTCAAATCCGATTCACCCAGGAAAGATGAGAGTGAACGCCCAGGCCTGTTCGCGCGCATTTGGGCCTTCTTTGCTCTCTTCAGCCTTACCCTAGCCCGATATCGCGCATCACTGTTTAAGAAGCTGAGGAATGAAACATGGGAGATCGAAGAGGAAGAATATACAGAGAGCTTCCGCAGTCCCAGCAAGAGCAAGCGGACAGATCTCGTCGCCATCGGAGACTTGGGCTACTCTGGATCG ACTTTCTTTACGACACCAAACTCCAAGTTCCTTATCAAATCGCTGCCCCGGAAATTCGAACAGTCGTTCTTTCGCGACCGTCTTCTCGCACCCTATGTCGAACACATGGAGCTCAACGAGGACTCCTTGCTAGTCCGAATAACAGACCTCCTATACTGCCCTACCGCCACCATTGGAGCTGCACTGGGCACCGCACCAAGCCATCATATCATAATGGAGAACATTCTCTATGGAAAGTCGAGCTGCGGCAAGGACCAACAGAAGCGATGGGAGACGTATGATTTGAAGCCAAACGACTACTTCTACCCTGAACGTGACGTAGCAAACGGAAAACTAGCTCCAGAGAGTGTCAAGAAGCGACTTATCGATGAATTCGAGGATAAGATTAGAGTAACGATTGATCAAAAGGAGGAGCTCATTGCGCAGCTATCTCGCGATTCCAAGATCCTGCAAGCCAACAATGCGGTCGACTACTCACTATTCCTCGTCCGGTACCCAGCCGACCTTGGATCGTCCGAGAACGACAAAGTCCCACCACCCCCAGGTCGCGGATCCCCATGGCGTAGTGGTATTGTGTCGCGTGATGGCAAGTGGGTCTATCGGGCCATTATCCTCGACTTCTTTTGGGCGAAGGATGCCCTCCAGGCGAAGACACTAACTAGCTTGGTCAAACTATTCAACGCTGTCAAGCCCGGGAGGGACCATGGTCCAATGAGCATAACTACTACAAGCGATGAGTACAGGCAGAGGTTCCTCGGTATGGTAGAGGACATGGTTGAGGTTCCAGATAGTGCCGGCAGACCTGCGGGTGAGATACGGAGTCCTGCAACAAGAGCCATCGAACAAGTCTAG
- a CDS encoding Acetyltransf-1 multi-domain protein produces MQSSLNSWLKKPSSDAQSLPLNAPPPVSSKPSRPPPPPKSASAPTRVPPNTTPTASAMENWNDIPDDFLQAPSRPKSKKSPRSSRAVTPATSRMPSPPNLAVQQPAIPQLFALRPLPPNVQLVPLTEDLLPAFKRLLNLTLPISYPDAFFKETMTEPHHSITLAALWHSSPGNDSSASSSEKPHLVGAVRCRLLPSSQLYISTIGVLAPYRSHGIAMHLLQAIVKKAVDLHNVRSVTAHVWEANEEGMEWYKKRKFEILEKDEGYYRKLRPQGAFLVRKWIGVGDLLANDTVPGSGINGV; encoded by the coding sequence ATGCAATCCTCGCTGAATAGTTGGCTGAAGAAGCCCAGCTCAGATGCACAGTCTCTGCCCCTAAACGCACCTCCTCCGGTGTCATCAAAGCCTTCTCGACCACCACCTCCCCCAAAGTCGGCCTCCGCTCCCACCCGCGTACCCCCTAACACGACGCCTACGGCCTCGGCAATGGAGAACTGGAACGACATACCCGACGACTTTCTACAGGCGCCGTCGAGGCCGAAATCGAAAAAGAGCCCTCGGTCGTCTCGAGCCGTCACACCCGCCACTTCCAGAATGCCTTCACCCCCGAACCTGGCAGTCCAGCAACCTGCTATACCTCAGCTGTTCGCCTTGCGCCCTCTTCCACCAAACGTCCAGCTCGTGCCGCTCACCGAAGACCTCCTGCCCGCCTTCAAGCGCCTGCTCAACCTTACTCTACCTATATCATATCCCGACGCTTTCTTCAAGGAGACCATGACGGAACCACATCACAGCATCACATTGGCAGCATTATGGCACTCATCACCGGGCAACGATAGTTCCGCATCGTCATCGGAGAAGCCACACCTGGTTGGTGCTGTCAGGTGCCGCCTTCTTCCCTCCTCGCAACTATACATTTCCACCATCGGCGTCCTCGCACCATACCGTTCCCATGGTATTGCTATGCACCTCCTACAAGCTATAGTCAAGAAAGCGGTCGATTTACACAATGTACGATCGGTCACAGCACATGTGTGGGAGGCAAACGAGGAGGGTATGGAGTGGTACAAAAAGCGCAAGTTTGAAATACTAGAGAAAGATGAAGGGTACTACAGGAAGCTAAGGCCACAGGGTGCTTTCCTTGTAAGAAAATGGATTGGTGTGGGAGACCTTTTAGCCAACGATACTGTGCCGGGAAGTGGGATAAATGGCGTGTGA
- a CDS encoding Dcm, Site-specific DNA methylase, protein MSATATKPYPVPDDDDDDDGPSNIDDGDLYDMFNIDCDNDVEITAFRSCMESSSASRKTISSEDVELPDISIQSFKLSKGNIIKPGDTVELRDHTNQPADAMHSGDFLRVKAIIMNLETDQIRLRGHRLRRTKYLGQIFNWKLNELGMVLNVDEGDHRSPLIAGMEDVDMKEVIRMRECTLTNKPFPLLSFRSYERVAYPVGMSEEEIKRQIFYGGQLACRVVKVFYIKPKTGKSYGGVARQLYVHEADTNQRDTSNDEAYGSITVNNSINNTVHKKVPPTRKRSARSESPEVELLDSPLKRRASRSVRHGKFAFGDVFCGAGGASQGALQAGYSICWGLDFDHTALETYRLNHPTAHTFELDAHDFPPKNVCPKCWKVDVLHLSPPCCYWSPAHTQAGPNDQANYESIYTVGPILKKVRPRIATLEQTSGLATSQEHKRNFFMLLHDICEAGYDVRYRIQDLSQLGLVQKRMRLLIIAARRGTPLPPFPKPTHGPEGSGLKPFVNIEEALRDIARHPNRSMNDLHHQPKLFTMPKPRYSSYSQLKGCITTGGTTSYHPSGLRNFTARELALLQSFPVRYRFAGSTGQVKKQAGNAYPPITSEAIYREIAMTLDAFDGGLIDAEDDLSNLNLDALLRANDLSIRNDPRHMRNEFNEGFDLENPRLRTTPSDTDEVIDLLDDEHDEEYVELLGADDEDGFIDLLDADDEDESIGLLDDDDDEGRNQDEDDDEIVYLGTRESNGYF, encoded by the exons ATGTCGGCAACAGCAACGAAGCCGTACCCCGTACctgacgatgatgatgacgacgacggGCCTTCGAACATTGACGACGGCGACTTGTACGACATGTTCAACATTG ATTGCGATAACGATGTTGAGATAACTGCGTTCCGTTCGTGCATGGAATCATCTAGTGCGTCGCGTAAGACAATCAGCAGCGAAGACGTTGAATTACCAGACATCTCAATACAGAGTTTCAAGCTTAGCAAAGGCAACATCATCAAGCCTGGCGATACAGTCGAGCTCCGTGACCATACGAATCAACCTGCCGATGCTATGCATAGCGGCGACTTTCTCAGAGTCAAGGCTATCATAATGAACTTGGAGACCGATCAAATCCGTCTTCGAGGGCATCGACTTCGCCGTACAAAGTATCTTGGCCAGATTTTCAACT GGAAGTTAAATGAGCTTGGCATGGTTTTGAACGTGGATGAAGGCGATCATCGCTCCCCGCTTATTGCAGGAATGGAAGACGTGGACATGAAAGAGGTCATCCGCATGCGAGAATGCACGCTTACCAACAAACCATTCCCCTTGCTGAGCTTTCGGTCATATGAAAGAGTCGCGTACCCTGTCGGCATGAGCGAGGAAGAAATCAAGCGCCAGATCTTCTATGGCGGACAACTGGCATGCCGAGTCGTCAAAGTCTTCTACATCAAGCCGAAAACAGGAAAGTCATACGGTGGGGTGGCTCGACAACTTTATGTGCACGAGGCGGATACCAACCAGCGCGATACATCTAACGACGAAGCATACGGTAGCATCACTGTTAACAACTCTATCAACAATACGGTCCATAAGAAAGTGCCTCCTACACGAAAGCGGTCAGCAAGATCAGAGTCTCCTGAAGTTGAGCTCCTCGACAGCCCACTCAAGCGGAGAGCTTCGCGTTCTGTCCGACATGGTAAGTTTGCATTCGGGGATGTATTTTGTGGGGCTGGGGGAGCATCCCAAGGTGCTTTGCAGGCCGGCTATAGCATATGCTGGGGTCTCGACTTCGACCACACTGCCCTCGAGACGTATCGTCTCAACCATCCCACCGCACATACTTTCGAACTGGATGCCCACGATTTCCCACCCAAGAACGTCTGCCCAAAATGCTGGAAAGTTGATGTCCTTCATCTCTCGCCCCCTTGTTGCTATTGGAGCCCTGCACA CACCCAAGCTGGCCCAAACGATCAAGCAAACTATGAATCGATCTATACTGTGGGGCCTATTTTGAAGAAGGTGAGGCCGCGTATTGCGACGCTGGAGCAGACGTCCGGTCTGGCTACAAGCCAAGAGCATAAACGCAACTTCTTCATGCTATTGCATGACATCTGTGAAGCTGGCTACGACGTCCGGTACAGGATCCAAGATCTTTCACAGTTAGGTCTGGTTCAGAAGCGTATGCGTTTACTTATCATTGCTGCAAG GCGAGGGACACCCCTCCCTCCCTTCCCCAAGCCAACTCATGGTCCTGAGGGCAGTGGTCTCAAGCCCTTTGTTAACATTGAAGAAGCTCTAAGGGACATCGCCCGTCACCCAAACCGCTCGATGAACGACCTCCATCACCAACCAAAATTGTTCACAATGCCAAAACCTAGGTATAGCTCCTATTCACAACTCAAAGGTTGCATAACAACTGGTGGAACGACGTCTTATCATCCCTCTGGATTGCGCAACTTTACAGCACGCGAGTTAGCTCTGTTGCAAAGCTTTCCCGTGCGATATCGGTTTGCTGGCTCTACGGGCCAAGTCAAGAAACAAGCAGGGAATGCCTATCCACCAATCACTAGTGAAGCTATATACCGGGAGATTGCCATGACATTAGATGCTTTTGATGGCGGTCTCATCGATGCCGAAGATGACCTCTCTAATCTGAATTTGGATGCGCTGCTCAGAGCCAATG ATCTATCTATCAGGAATGACCCGAGGCACATGAGGAACGAATTTAACGAAGGTTTCGACTTGGAGAACCCTCGCCTGCGCACAACACCGAGCGACACAGACGAGGTCATCGATCTACTTGACGACGAACATGATGAGGAGTACGTTGAACTGTTGGGCGCTGATGATGAGGACGGATTCATTGACCTGCTGGACGCCGATGATGAGGACGAGTCGATTGGCCTACTggatgatgacgatgatgaaGGCCGAAAccaagacgaagatgacgacgaaATTGTGTACTTGGGTACACGAGAGTCAAACGGTTATTTCTGA
- a CDS encoding TT-ORF1 domain containing protein: MASADVQQAPAQDAAAALPDYLTNPDAVLGDKNARWRYGRAPDYSKTRKVFSETKQMTHEAGSLPELVQNLVKNWEVEASFKPKIDDWRTIDHEKYSFAINGSKAEGAEAMLKVGTYNAIIPPNEYYSPEYSDFASSHKTFKRMMPTFAWEVLEVYSGPPTVSFRWRHWGQMKNDYVGFNNKGEKVTAKAHGGSIDIQGVTVATVNDKVQLQSVRTWFDPMDMFRQIAPDGVVKKEEAAKNMSPAEALDEAQAGVKVPEEQELPDRTIQTDEEVAQTIAGIDKKEAEQAKEPKSQELPADHPAVSTSSNSEGGCPFMPGGFRTE, encoded by the exons ATGGCGAGTGCAGACGTACAACAAGCACCGGCACAGGATGCTGCTGCCGCACTACCAGACTACCTTACCAATCCGGATGCTGTTCTGGGGGACAAGAACGCCCGTTGGCGATACGGCAGGGCCCCTGATTACTCAAAGACAAGAAAGGTGTTCTCTGAGA CGAAGCAAATGACCCACGAAGCCGGATCTCTCCCCGAACTCGTACAAAACCTCGTGAAGAACTGGGAGGTCGAAGCTTCTTTCAAACCCAAGATAGACGACTGGCGTACAATCGACCATGAGAAGTACTCTTTTGCCATCAATGGCTCCAAGGCTGAGGGTGCAGAGGCCATGCTGAAGGTCGGCACATACAACGCCATCATCCCACCGAACGAATACTACTCGCCCGAGTACTCCGACTTTGCCTCGTCGCACAAGACATTCAAGCGTATGATGCCGACATTTGCATGGGAGGTGCTCGAGGTCTACAGTGGCCCACCAACCGTCAGTTTCCGGTGGCGCCACTGGGGTCAAATGAAGAACGACTACGTCGGCTTCAATAACAAGGGCGAGAAGGTTACAGCCAAGGCCCATGGAGGCTCGATAGACATCCAGGGCGTCACTGTCGCGACAGTGAACGACAAGGTACAGTTGCAATCCGTACGGACATGGTTTGATCCCATGGATATGTTCCGTCAGATTGCACCCGATGGTGTGGTCAAGAAGGAGGAAGCGGCCAAGAACATGTCGCCGGCCGAGGCACTCGATGAAGCACAGGCTGGTGTGAAGGTCCCCGAGGAGCAGGAGTTGCCCGACCGTACGATCCAGACGGATGAGGAGGTTGCACAGACGATTGCTGGTATTGATAAGAAGGAGGCTGAACAAGCAAAGGAGCCGAAATCACAGGAACTGCCTGCTGATCATCCTGCGGTTTCGACGTCGTCGAACTCGGAGGGCGGATGTCCATTCATGCCTGGAGGATTCCGCACAGAATGA
- a CDS encoding DUF1690 domain-containing protein codes for MGAENSKPSSEIKQHVFSADHPVSFSNELVGSLQKNTFTDSARSRQQELQFQERLTAELEKLREQETQNFTKFTETLSDETAQPEQPSLVEKIQDATSSSSTLAEKQRQKDMSRDSVTKEIENLKAKLEQRKKLEQADANVTKAKEAVVACLRTHDRRPLDCWKEVETFKQEVGRLEKEFVQKTIR; via the exons ATGGGCGCTGAGAACTCGAAACCGTCGTCCGAGATCAAGCAGCATGTCTTCTCAGC CGATCACCCTGTCAGCTTCTCCAATGAATTGGTAGGCTCGCTGCAGAAGAACACTTTT ACAGACTCGGCACGATCACGACAGCAAGAACTCCAATTCCAGGAACGCCTGACGGCTGAGCTGGAGAAACTCCGCGAACAAGAGACCCAAAACTTCACAAAATTCACAGAGACCCTCTCCGACGAGACCGCACAACCGGAACAGCCCTCCCTTGTCGAGAAGATTCAAGATGCCACATCCAGCAGCTCAACCCTCGCGGAGAAGCAAAGGCAAAAGGACATGAGCAGAGACAGCGTCACCAAAGAAATTGAGAACCTCAAGGCAAAGCTGGAACAGAGGAAGAAGCTGGAGCAGGCCGATGCAAACGTCACAAAGGCAAAGGAAGCCGTTGTCGCGTGTCTGCGCACTCACGACCGACGACCACTGGACTGCTGGAAAGAGGTCGAGACTTTCAAGCAGGAGGTCGGACGGCTAGAGAAAGAATTTGTGCAGAAGACGATTCGATGA
- a CDS encoding phosphoglycerate mutase family protein, producing the protein MSEPRVFIIRHGETEWSLNGRHTGTSDIPLTANGEKRILATGKALVGDDRLIVPSNLAHIYVSPRTRAQRTLELLNLGCKQRYPWHDNDSAKQTHDTTPDIRTHATIEVTEAVREWDYGDYEGRVTREIKEDRKKRGLGGDWDIWRDGCEGGESPEDVTKRLDELIKELREKYHKGKFGKDGKPNDVLIVAHGHILRSFAARWVGKRLEENPSLILEAGGVGTLSYEHHSIDEPAILLGGAFVVDVVEKEQVENTKC; encoded by the exons ATGTCGGAGCCGCGTGTTTTCATCATCAGACATGGCGAAACAGAATGGTCGCTCAATGGTCGACATACAGGCACTTCTGACATACCGCTTACGGCAAACGGCGAAAAGCGTATCCTAGCCACTGGCAAAGCACTCGTAGGCGACGACCGATTGATCGTCCCCAGTAATCTGGCGCATAT CTACGTCTCCCCCCGTACCCGCGCCCAACGTACCCTCGAACTCCTAAACTTAGGCTGCAAACAACGCTACCCCTGGCACGACAACGACTCTGCAAAACAAACCCACGACACAACACCCGATATCCGCACCCACGCTACCATCGAGGTCACAGAAGCCGTCCGCGAATGGGACTACGGCGACTACGAGGGCCGCGTCACACGCGAAATCAAGGAAGACAGGAAGAAACGGGGGTTAGGCGGCGACTGGGATATCTGGCGTGACGGGTGTGAAGGAGGAGAGTCTCCAGAAGATGTGACAAAGAGATTGGACGAGCTAATCAAGGAGTTGAGAGAAAAGTACCACAAGGGCAAGTTTGGCAAAGATGGGAAACCGAATGATGTGCTTATTGTGGCGCATGGCCATATACTGAGAAGTTTTGCTGCTAGGTGGGTGGGCAAGAGGTTGGAGGAAAATCCGAGTTTGATACTCGAGGCGGGTGGTGTGGGTACTTTGAG TTATGAACATCATAGCATCGACGAGCCGGCAATTCTACTGGGTGGTGCCTTTGTGGTCGATGTCGTCGAGAAGGAACAGGTGGAGAATACGAAATGCTAG
- a CDS encoding PRP38-assoc multi-domain protein: MAALAFKAISYGAEQIPDKFFEKIPGGFFTPAEQKEIDKNRKTKAAPQPYGRTQDYGQHETSRAAARYTPDAGYAPSPVADAPIPPPPVGSNSPMNPYHHTDFPANGAGYQPSPPPFSRQRSNSQPPFAPMPEPAYPTYPTANREQVVPYAESSPRRDSTRHRRDTRHRARSVDSHSHHSRSSKDHRRDDDSRMAKMRDRFDSMDLREKSLAASLGGAAAGALGARQVATRSRSRSDRRSTSRSRSRSRTRTHDRERSKGPGLRARSRSIIDRFRSKSRGPEDRDAGRDDRRDDRRDRRPDRGYDYSRDEYDYFSSSSEGTGSPVKTRRHRKREY, encoded by the exons ATGGCAGCCCTGGCCTTCAAGGCGATCAGCTACGGCGCAGAACAGATCCCCGACAAGTTCTTTGAGAAGATCCCTGGCGGGTTTTTTACTCCAGCAGAACAAAAGGAAATCGACAAGAACCGCAAGACTAAAG CAGCTCCTCAGCCATATGGCAGGACACAGGATTATGGCCAGCACGAAACTTCGCGAGCCGCCGCTCGATACACGCCCGATGCTGGATATGCCCCATCTCCCGTAGCTGACGCTCCAATTCCTCCCCCGCCAGTCGGGTCCAACTCTCCTATGAACCCATATCATCATACCGATTTCCCTGCCAATGGCGCCGGCTATCAGCCTTCTCCTCCGCCATTCAGCCGCCAGCGGTCCAACTCTCAGCCACCTTTCGCCCCAATGCCAGAACCAGCCTATCCGACTTACCCTACTGCCAACCGCGAGCAAGTCGTGCCATATGCTGAATCCTCCCCCCGGCGTGACAGTACCAGGCATCGTCGTGACACTCGTCATAGAGCCAGGTCTGTCGACTCCCACTCGCACCACTCCCGTTCTAGCAAAGACCACCGTCGAGACGATGATTCGCGCATGGCTAAAATGCGTGATAGATTCGATAGCATGGATTTGCGAGAGAAGAGTCTGGCTGCGTCGCTGGGAG GAGCAGCAGCGGGTGCACTTGGTGCTAGACAGGTGGCGACCAGGTCTCG AAGCCGAAGCGATCGCCGCTCCACGTCCCGTTCCCGCTCCCGTTCGCGCACTCGCACACATGATCGCGAGCGCAGCAAAGGTCCCGGTCTTCGCGCTAGAAGCCGCAGTATCATCGACCGGTTCCGCTCAAAGTCTCGCGGACCCGAGGATCGAGATGCAGGAAGGGATGACCGCAGGGATGATAGGCGCGATCGTCGTCCCGACCGTGGATATGACTATAGTCGTGACGAATATGACTATTTCAGCAGCTCTTCCGAGGGTACCGGTTCGCCTGTCAAAACGCGGAGGCACAGGAAGAGGGAATACTGA